Below is a window of Inquilinus sp. KBS0705 DNA.
ATATCTCCTTATATTAAACCACTTCGGTGCTTTTTAACTTCAAAGCATCATCCTGCTTATTTGCCTGCCGGTATTTAGCCAGGTTAATAAGCAGCACACTTAGCAAAATAATAAACAAGCCGGTTATTTGCAGCCAGGATATATGCTCGTGTGCAAACAGTACGCCAAGCAATACCGCAATAACCGGGTTTACATAGCTATGGGTGCTTACCTGCGTAGACGGGCGCACCTGTAGCAGCCATATATAAGCCGTATAAGCAGCTATCGACCCAAACAGCACCAGGTAAACAATAGCCATCCACGATTGGGCGGGCACGCTGGTAATATCAAACCCATTAAACTCGTGATGTATGATACCTGCGGGTAAAAACGCAAGCCCTGCCACTACCATTTGCCATGCGGTATTTAAACGCGCAGGGCTGCTACTGGTTTTATTTTTTGAGTACAACGACCCCAGTACCCAAGCCATGGGCCCAAATACCAGTAATACCATGTTCCATAATTGGCTGCTGCTGTGGGTGCCGCTAAGTGTTTTGGTTACCTGTTCGCCAAATAAAAGCAGCACGCCGGCAAAGCCTATTATCAGCCCAAAAATAGTTTCGCGGCTTTTAAAATTTACGCTCCAGTTAGCCGTATCTAACAACACAAACCACATGGGCGCTATAGATACCATTATGGCTACCATAGCACTTGGCAAGGTTTGCTCAACCCATATTACAATGCCCGTTGCCGCGGTAAGCATTAGTATACCGCTGATGCCGGAGTTGATGATGTCCTTTTTCACCCAAACCTTATCGCCATTTATACCGCACCAGGCCAGCATTAGTACACCGGCCAGCGTATACCTAAATGCGCCCATTAACATTGGCGGAAAGCCATGTATAGCCATTTGTATAAAAAAATAAGTTGATCCCCACACAATGTAAACCGTAGCAAAGGCAACGATAACTAATAACGGAGAGGCTTTTTGATGAGGCATTATAGGGCTTTAAGGTGTGCTAATTTACAGGATTAATGTAAATACCCCATAACTCTATAAACAGCGCGATGTAAAATAGCCGAACTATACTGCAAGAATAAGGTTACCGGCATCTTGTAAATTTCATAATGCCCTCAAAATAAGAATACTGCTGGTATTTATTATATTGCGGTACCTTATCAATTTAAATTAACCGCCATGAGATTTATCCGCCCAGTGCTTATTTTTTTATTATCAGTACTGTTACTTGTATTAGTTACCGGCCTGGTATACGAGCAGGTAAGCCGCCTAAACGCACGTAAGCTATACGCTGCAAACCAAACCTTTGCCGATGTTGGCGGCTACAAGTTGCATTACAAAGCTACCGGCACGGGCAAACCTCTGGTAGTTTTTGAATCGGGATTAGACGCGGGCGGATCGCTTTGCTGGTATAAGGTACAACCCGAAATTGCCCGCTTTGCCAGCACTTTTACATATGACAGGGCCGGCACGCTATTAAGCGATAACAGCCCTAACCCAAAAACCGGCTATCAAATGGCGGTAGATTTGCACACTTTGTTAAAAAACACCGGGTACCCCGGCCCATATATTTTAGTGGGACATTCTATGGCAGGCATCATTCTGCGCAGCTTTGTACAAAAATATCCTGATGAGGTCGCCGGCGTTGTATTTGTTGATGCATCGCACCCCTTACAGGTAAAAAGGTTTGCCAAATTCCCTGCTTTAGGTATCACCTCCCCACCTAAATGGCTGGTAAGGTTACAATGCGATTTTGGGTTTACGCGATTGTTTTATCACGAAGATTACCCATCTACCAAACCGACAGATAGCGTAAATGTAATTGATAATGCTTTTATGCCGGTAGCCATGCCCGCGGTAATTGACGAGATAAATTCCTTTAGCCCAATGGCCGACAGCGCCGCTACAATGAAAAAATTTGGTAACATCCCGCTAATCGTATTAACGGGTACCGCTAAAAAGCGCGAAACCGAATTTACAGATGCTAAAACAGGCAAGGAGTTTATGAAAATATGGATGGAACTGCAAAATGACCACCTAAGCCTGTCTACCAACAGCAAGCATATTTTAGCGCCAAAAAGCGGGCACTACATACAAATCGATCAACCCGAATTAGTAATAGACGCGGTTTGCCAATTGGTAAATAAACCCAAGCCTTAATTCACCATAAACGGCGCTGTACAAATAAAATCGGTTATCAGCAGGCCCTTTTCGCCGTGGCTGGTTTCGATGGTATGGATATACTTGTACGATTTTGTCAGCTGGTCAAACCCCTGGTCTATTACCTTTATATGCAGATCATCAAACCCAAAGTTCACGCTGTTTTGCAGGCATAACAAGGTATAATTATTAACTGGTAAGAAATCGTCGGTATAGCCCTGGTTATGCAGATCGATAACACGTGATGTAATGGTGTGGTTAAGCGTTTTGCCTTTTAATGCTTTCATTGGGTGATGCTTTTGTGTAATAGACTTAGCCTTTGGGCGGTTTACTAAACAAAAAACAAATATTAATCCAAAAAAAGCCGATCAGGCCAAACACGGAAATTAATTATCAATAAAAGTTAATAACTTTTAGTTAATCTCTAAAATCAATACTGAATGTGCTGCCTTTATTTACCTCGCTTTGTAAAGTAATGCTACCGCCCAGGCCGGTGATATGGTTATGCACCAGGTACAAGCCTATACCTTTACTATCGCCATGGTCGTGAAACCTTTGGTTAAGGCCGAATACTTTGCCTTGTACTTTTTCCATATCAAAACCTACCCCCTCGTCGCTAAAAATAAGCCTTGTATGCCGTGGTTGTTTTTGAGTAGTAATGTTAATAACCGGCGCATGGCCAGGCTTAGCATATTTAATAGCGTTGGTAAGCAGGTTTAAAAAAACACTCTCCAAATAGGCTTTATTGAAATTCACATATCCGGCGTCTTTGAAATCTACATGAATAACTGCCTTTGAGTTTTTTATAAGGGAGTCTAATGAGTTGAGCACTACATTAAGGCATTGCTGCAGGCTTAGCTGGCTGGTGTGTTCTTTTAAAACTTCTTTTTGCCCTAAGGCATCTATATAACTGTTCAGCGTAGCTTTCAGGTTATCGGCAGATCCTTTTAGCATTTCTATAAACTGCAAAGTTTCGGCGTCCTGTATTTTGTTCACGTCCATCATCTTAAAAACCGTTAACAAATTGTTTACCGGCGAACGCAGATCATGCGATGTGGTGTACGTAAGCTGCTTTAATTCGTGGTTGATATCGGTTAAGTTGGCAATAAGCGCGTTGCGGTCTTCTTCCAGTCGCTTTTTGTGCGTAACATTTTTGGCGATGGCATAAACCGTTTGTGTTGCCTCAACAGGTACTGATGTCCAGGATAGCCAAACTATTTCGCCATCCTTTTTAACATACCGGTTTTCGTAGTTTAAAAGCGGGTAGGCCTTTTTTGTTAAATAATTTCGGTGCTGGGCAGTGGTGTCTTTATCATCCGTATAAATAAAATCGTTAATGGGCCGGGCCATTAATTCTTCGTTAGTGTATCCTAACAGTTTGGATACAGCGGGATTTATCCGTTTGAAATATCCATCAAAACCGGCAATGCACAGCATGTCCGGAGAGATATCAAAAAAAAGGCTTACGTCAAACAAATCAGGTTTAGCCGGGGTATCTTTAGCCATCATAACTTTAGTACGTGTAATGTTACTGCTTTGTTATAATTGGCATAAACATACAAAACTTAGGCAAATGTTAAAATAAACCATATTACATGAAAAAGCATGCATAGCTACGCAATAAGTGTTTATATATTTAATATTATTGCACAGGTAAATACCGCTACCTTTACTGCTAATACATGAAAGCAACTATACTGATCATAGACGACGAGGTAAAGCTTAGCGCACTACTATCCAGGATAATTGAGCTGGAGGGCTTTAAGGTTGTACAAGCGCATACCGGCAAGGACGGTTTGAAACTATTGGAGCAGGAAAATGTGCAAGTGGTACTTAGCGATGTAAAACTACCCGACGTAAACGGCGTTGACCTGGTTAAAACCATTAAAGCCAAAAAGTCATATGTAGAGGTGATAAACCTTACCGCCTATGGCACTATTAACGATGGTGTACAGTCAATAAAAAACGGTGCCTTTAATTACATTGTTAAGGGCGACGATAACGATAAAATTATACCGTTGTTAAACCAGGCGGTGGATAAGGCCCAATTACAACAAAACGCGTTTAATGCTGAGAATAAAGTGGCGGGCAAACATAGCTTCGCTCAAATAATCGGGCAATCAAAAGCTATAACCGGGGCAATAAACCTGGCGCGCAAGGTAGCCGCTACCGATACTACTGTATTATTATTAGGCGAAACCGGTACCGGTAAAGAGGTATTTGCATCGGCCATACACCACGAGAGCCAGCGCAGGCTGATGCCTTTTGTAGCTATTAATTGCAGCAGCTTTACCGGCGAGTTACTTGAAAGCGAATTATTTGGTTACAAGGCAGGCGCATTTACAGGCGCCACCAAAGACAAAAAAGGCCTTTTTGAAGAGGCGCATCACGGCAGCATATTTTTAGATGAGATAGGGGAAATGAGCCTGGAGTTGCAAGCCAAGCTTTTGCGTGTGCTGGAAAGCAAAACCTTTATTAAACTGGGCGATACCCAAACTACCAAAGTAAACATACGCATAATGGCGGCTACCAACCGCGACCTGCAAAAAGAGGCCGACGAAGGCAGGTTCCGTTTAGATCTTTACTATCGCTTATCGGTATTTACCATAGCGCTGCCATCACTTAACGAGCGGAAGGACGATATAGAGCTGCTGGCTAAATACTACCTTGGCTTTTTTACCGACAAAACCTCCAAACCGGTTAAAATGAGCGATGAATTTTTATCCTTGTTAAAAAAGCACAACTGGAAAGGCAACATACGCGAGCTGAAAAATATTATGGAACGATCTGTAATATTAGCCGACGATATACTTACACCCGATACCCTGCCGCTGCAGTTTAACCACCAGGCCGCCGAGACCAACTCACTCGATCTGCAAAGTATCGAAAAGCAGCACATTAGTAAGGTACTGGCCTACACCAAGGGCAACAAAACCGAAACCGCCCGCCTGCTGGGTATTGGTTTAACTACACTATACCGCAAAATAGAAGAGTACAACTTAGCTTAATAAGTTACCCCCCCTTCTGCTACCACCCCATTTTGAAAATAACAGCTCCATTGCGATAAAACCCGCCGTTTTGTCAAGTCGAAGCTTTTATAAATTTTCTCCGTTTTCGCCCCAAAATGAAAAACACCCTACCATTATGGAAGGGTTGCCCTTTTTACAAGCAAGGGTAAAGCACCCTAATATGCTCTATTACATACAGTTATAAAAAATATTGTAAAATGGCATTAAATTGGTTGTGCGGCGGCAGCAATGGCCCCGATCAATTTACTTCTTGAAAAGATATCTGAACAACTGTTTTCATATAAGCTATTCTTTAAAATAATTATCAATGCCTGCAAGCACTGTTAAAATAACTATATGACAACACATTTAAAGAAGCTTTCGGCAGCAGGCATGCTGGTTACACTTGGTATTATTTTTGGCGATATTGGTACCTCGCCGCTATATGTTTTTCAAACCCTGCTTATAGAGGGTGGCAAAGTAAACGAAAGCCTGGTATTGGGCTCCATATCCTGCATATTTTGGACATTAACCCTGCAAACGACCTTTAAATACATTTTTATTACCCTGCAAGCCGATAACCGGGGCGAGGGTGGTATATTTTCGCTTTACGCCCTGGTAAGGCGCTATGGCAAATGGCTGGCCATACCTGCAATAATTGGTGCCGGCACACTATTGGCCGATGGTATTATAACCCCGCCTATATCGGTAACCTCGGCAATTGAAGGTTTAAACCTTGTACCAGCCTTTTCAAAAGAAATTGTGCCCGGCAATAACCTGGTATTGATAATTGTAATTACTATAATGATACTGCTGTTCTTTTTTCAGCAGTTTGGTACCAAGGTAGTAGGGTCGGCATTTGGCCCTGTAATGTTAATATGGTTTTTAATGCTGGGCACTTTAGGCTCGTTACAATTAATACATTATCCACAAATTTTTAAGGCTTTAAACCCCTATTATGGCGTAAGGTTATTAATAGATCATCCGAATGGCTTTTGGCTTTTAGGCGCGGTATTTTTATGTACAACCGGCGCCGAGGCCTTATATTCTGACCTTGGCCATTGCGGCCGCAAAAACATACAGGCCAGCTGGATATTTGTAAAAACCGCTTTAATGCTTAATTACCTTGGGCAGGGTGCATGGGTATTAATGCAACCAACAGGCAAAAACTTTAATGGCGTAAACCCATTTTTTGAGATAGTGCCTCACGCTTTTTTAATACCAAGTATTGCCATTGCCACAATGGCAACCATTATTGCCAGCCAGGCCTTAATAAGCGGCTCGTTCACCCTTATCAGCGAAGCCATCAGTATGAATTTTTGGCCGCGTATAACGGTTAAATACCCGTCAAACATTCGTGGGCAAATATATATCCCCAGCATTAACTGGATACTGTGCATTGGCTGTATTGCCGTATCGTTATACTTTAAAACTTCGGCCTCTATGACAGCGGCTTATGGCTTCTCAATCACCATAGCCATGCTGATGACCACTATATTAATGTATTACTTTATGCGCTACGTTAAGCATTGGCCGTTGTGGTTGGTTACCATAATATTATGCGTATTCCTGTGTGTCGAGTTTTCGTTTTTTGTTGCCAACGCTATTAAAATATTAAAGCGTTTGTTTTTCCTGGTGTTTGAGTTTGGTTTGATATTTACCATGTACATATGGTTTAGGGCCAGAAAAATAAACAACCGCTTTTTGCACTTTATTGATCTGAAGGACCAGATACCATTACTTAAAGCCCTGAGTAACGATACCGGCGTATCAAAATACGCTACACACCTTATTTACTTAACCAAGGCCAACAACGGCAAGCAAATAGAGCAAAAAATAATGTACTCTATTTTAAGCCGCAAGCCTAAAAGGGCGGATATATACTGGTTTGTACACATCGAACGCACTGACGAGCCCTTTACCATGGAGTACACTGTTGACGAAATAGAAAAAGACAAACTGATACGTGTAGAATTTAGATTAGGTTTTAGGATACAGCCACGTATAAATGTGCTATTCAGAAAAGTTGTTGAAGATATGGTTAAGCGCCGCGAACTGGATATTACCAGCCGTTACGAATCATTAAACAAATACAAACTGGCAGCCGATTTCCAGTTTGTGATTATGGAAAAATTCCTGTCGTACAACAATGAATTTAGCCTGAGTGAAGGTTTTATACTAAATAGCTATTTCGCCATTAAAAGGCTGGCGCAAACCGAAGCCAAAGCCTTTGGCCTTGATACCAGCGAAACACGTATAGAAAAGATACCATTGGTTGTTAACCCGTTGGTTAACATTAACCTGCACCGGGTAGAGGTTGCTAATTAGTGCCTGTTAGTAAACATACGCTTTAATACCCCTGCTATATTCTTTTGAAAAAAACCCTTCCATTTTGGTAGGGTTTTTTGCTTTTAAAAGCTATCATTTTTCCTATTTATAACTACATAATACTAATAATCAATTAGTTATAAAAGACCTCGTTTTCATGGTATCAGTATTGGCATAGCTGGCTAAAATATTAATACTATGATCACAATACTTCTGTTCCTGGCCATCGTGCTTAGCTGGTGGTTCATTTTTAAATCAATCGACTGGTTCGAAAAAATCTAATTCATCATGATCGCATTATTCATCATTTCTATCGCAGTTTTTTTATACATGGTATATGTACTGCTTAAACCCGAAAACTTTTAACTAAAACACAATGAACACTGAATTATTTGGAATCATTGCCTCGTTGGTTATTACCCTGTTAATAGCTATTCCGCTGGGTAAGTACCTGGCAAAAATGTTTGGCGGCGAAAAGGTTTGGACCGATTTTATGGCTCCCATAGAAAATGGCATCTATAAATTATCGGGCATTAACCCCAACGAGCCCATGAACTGGAAACAGTTTTTAAAAGCAATGATGGTTATTAACCTGCTTTGGCTGGTTTATGGCTTTTTTGTTTTAATGCAGCAGGACAAACTCCCGCTAAACCCCGACGGTAACCCCGGCATGCCAGCCGACCTGGCCTTTAATACCATAATCAGCTTTGTGGTTAACTGTAACCTGCAACACTATAGCGGCGAAAGCGGCGCTACTTACCTTACCCAGCATTTTATATTTATGTTTTTGCACTTTACCAGTGCAGCAACAGGTATAGCCTGCGCGGTGGCGGTATTTAAAGCCTTCCGCGACAAAACCACTACTAACCTGGGTAATTTTTGGAACTATTTTGTAAGATCAATTACGCGCTTGTTGTTACCACTATCGGTAATAGTAGCGCTGATATTGACCTTTAATGGCACGCCTGCAAGCTACGCAGGCAAAGATCAGTTTATATCATTACAAGGCGATACGGTACACGTATCGCGCGGGCCCGCGGCACAAATGATAGCCATTAAACACCTGGGCACAAATGGTGGCGGCTGGTTTGGTGCAAACTCGGCACACCCGCTTGAAAACCCAAATTACTTAACCAAT
It encodes the following:
- a CDS encoding EamA family transporter, giving the protein MPHQKASPLLVIVAFATVYIVWGSTYFFIQMAIHGFPPMLMGAFRYTLAGVLMLAWCGINGDKVWVKKDIINSGISGILMLTAATGIVIWVEQTLPSAMVAIMVSIAPMWFVLLDTANWSVNFKSRETIFGLIIGFAGVLLLFGEQVTKTLSGTHSSSQLWNMVLLVFGPMAWVLGSLYSKNKTSSSPARLNTAWQMVVAGLAFLPAGIIHHEFNGFDITSVPAQSWMAIVYLVLFGSIAAYTAYIWLLQVRPSTQVSTHSYVNPVIAVLLGVLFAHEHISWLQITGLFIILLSVLLINLAKYRQANKQDDALKLKSTEVV
- a CDS encoding alpha/beta hydrolase; the protein is MRFIRPVLIFLLSVLLLVLVTGLVYEQVSRLNARKLYAANQTFADVGGYKLHYKATGTGKPLVVFESGLDAGGSLCWYKVQPEIARFASTFTYDRAGTLLSDNSPNPKTGYQMAVDLHTLLKNTGYPGPYILVGHSMAGIILRSFVQKYPDEVAGVVFVDASHPLQVKRFAKFPALGITSPPKWLVRLQCDFGFTRLFYHEDYPSTKPTDSVNVIDNAFMPVAMPAVIDEINSFSPMADSAATMKKFGNIPLIVLTGTAKKRETEFTDAKTGKEFMKIWMELQNDHLSLSTNSKHILAPKSGHYIQIDQPELVIDAVCQLVNKPKP
- a CDS encoding PAS domain S-box protein → MMAKDTPAKPDLFDVSLFFDISPDMLCIAGFDGYFKRINPAVSKLLGYTNEELMARPINDFIYTDDKDTTAQHRNYLTKKAYPLLNYENRYVKKDGEIVWLSWTSVPVEATQTVYAIAKNVTHKKRLEEDRNALIANLTDINHELKQLTYTTSHDLRSPVNNLLTVFKMMDVNKIQDAETLQFIEMLKGSADNLKATLNSYIDALGQKEVLKEHTSQLSLQQCLNVVLNSLDSLIKNSKAVIHVDFKDAGYVNFNKAYLESVFLNLLTNAIKYAKPGHAPVINITTQKQPRHTRLIFSDEGVGFDMEKVQGKVFGLNQRFHDHGDSKGIGLYLVHNHITGLGGSITLQSEVNKGSTFSIDFRD
- a CDS encoding sigma-54-dependent Fis family transcriptional regulator; translation: MKATILIIDDEVKLSALLSRIIELEGFKVVQAHTGKDGLKLLEQENVQVVLSDVKLPDVNGVDLVKTIKAKKSYVEVINLTAYGTINDGVQSIKNGAFNYIVKGDDNDKIIPLLNQAVDKAQLQQNAFNAENKVAGKHSFAQIIGQSKAITGAINLARKVAATDTTVLLLGETGTGKEVFASAIHHESQRRLMPFVAINCSSFTGELLESELFGYKAGAFTGATKDKKGLFEEAHHGSIFLDEIGEMSLELQAKLLRVLESKTFIKLGDTQTTKVNIRIMAATNRDLQKEADEGRFRLDLYYRLSVFTIALPSLNERKDDIELLAKYYLGFFTDKTSKPVKMSDEFLSLLKKHNWKGNIRELKNIMERSVILADDILTPDTLPLQFNHQAAETNSLDLQSIEKQHISKVLAYTKGNKTETARLLGIGLTTLYRKIEEYNLA
- a CDS encoding KUP/HAK/KT family potassium transporter, which translates into the protein MTTHLKKLSAAGMLVTLGIIFGDIGTSPLYVFQTLLIEGGKVNESLVLGSISCIFWTLTLQTTFKYIFITLQADNRGEGGIFSLYALVRRYGKWLAIPAIIGAGTLLADGIITPPISVTSAIEGLNLVPAFSKEIVPGNNLVLIIVITIMILLFFFQQFGTKVVGSAFGPVMLIWFLMLGTLGSLQLIHYPQIFKALNPYYGVRLLIDHPNGFWLLGAVFLCTTGAEALYSDLGHCGRKNIQASWIFVKTALMLNYLGQGAWVLMQPTGKNFNGVNPFFEIVPHAFLIPSIAIATMATIIASQALISGSFTLISEAISMNFWPRITVKYPSNIRGQIYIPSINWILCIGCIAVSLYFKTSASMTAAYGFSITIAMLMTTILMYYFMRYVKHWPLWLVTIILCVFLCVEFSFFVANAIKILKRLFFLVFEFGLIFTMYIWFRARKINNRFLHFIDLKDQIPLLKALSNDTGVSKYATHLIYLTKANNGKQIEQKIMYSILSRKPKRADIYWFVHIERTDEPFTMEYTVDEIEKDKLIRVEFRLGFRIQPRINVLFRKVVEDMVKRRELDITSRYESLNKYKLAADFQFVIMEKFLSYNNEFSLSEGFILNSYFAIKRLAQTEAKAFGLDTSETRIEKIPLVVNPLVNINLHRVEVAN
- a CDS encoding potassium-transporting ATPase subunit F, which produces MMIALFIISIAVFLYMVYVLLKPENF